TTTCCGATGGCATGGACCGGTCGCTGGTATTGGCCAATGAATGGCTGTTAAAAACCGGCGTTCGTCCGGTCAACATCGAAACCATCACGGAAACGCGAGGCTGGACGGCGTTAGCCAAGGTTGAGCGAGGGATACGGGTTTGGTATGAAGTGGCGCCTCCTCCCTTGAAGTCCTGAGCTGTTCAGGCAGACCATTCCCCGCTCACCGGCCGCAGAGCCATCAACTTCCGCCTCCGCTCTTTTTTCGCCGTGAGCCCGTCAGCACGCGCAGCGCGGTGGCGATCGGCACCTTGTTCTTGGCCAGGTAGGCGGCGGCCGTGGCGGTATCGAGCATTTCCTGGAAAATAATGCCGACCTCGACCTTTTGGGCCGTCAAATCGTCCTGCCTTGCGCAGTCGAGGATTTCCATATTCGTAGCAGTAACTTTGTCATTCTTGGAGCGCATTTTTGCCTCGGTAGAAAAGAGAAAAAATGTCTCCTTTATTTGCCTTTAAGATAACTTATTTTTGTGACTTTGTGGAAATTTTTCTTTAATCGATAGTGCCTTCAAGAATTAAATTTAGCTATGGGCCAAGGTTGGTGCCTGGGGATGAATGCGGGATAGATGACATTCCCTCATGCATTGCCTGATCAACCATCGTTTGCCAGCGGCGCCCGGATGCGCTCTAATCATGGCTTGTTCCTACACGAGGTTGCCATGCTGCCCACTCCCGCCATCGCCGCGCTGCGCGAAAAATTTCCCCTGATTACAGAACTGATGGCCTTGCAGCCCTTGAGCTGGTTCAATCCCCGCATCGCCCCGGCGGCCGAGGGTTTGAAGGATGTGGGCTTGACGGCGGACGACGTGGCCGATGCCAGCGCGCGCCTGGCGCGCTTTGCGCCGTACCTGGCCAAGGCGTTTCCGGAAACGCAGGCCAGCGGCGGCGTCATCGAGTCGCCCGTCGTGCCGCTGCCCGCCATGCAGGCGGCCTTAGACATGACGAGCGGTCAGCTGTGGCTCAAGCAGGACAGCCATTTGCCCATTTCCGGCTCGATCAAGGCGCGCGGCGGCATCTATGAAGTGTTGAAACATGCGGAAATGCTGGCGCTGGACGCGGGCTTGCTGAAGGAGGGCGATGACTACAGCCTGCTGGCCAGCGACGCCGTGCGCGCCTTCTTTGGCCAGTATGCGATCGCCGTCGGCTCCACGGGCAACCTGGGTTTGTCGATCGGCATCATGAGCGCGCGTCTGGGCTTTCGCGCCACCGTGCACATGTCAGCCGATGCGCGGCAATGGAAGAAGGATAAATTGCGCAGCCACGGCGTCACCGTCGTCGAGTACGCGACCGACTACAGCGTGGCCGTGGAAGCGGGGCGCCAGCAGGCGGAGAACGACCCCACCTGCCACTTCGTCGACGATGAAAATTCGCACGATCTGTTTCTCGGCTATGCGGTGGCGGGCCAGCGCCTGCAAGCCCAGTTCCAAGCGGCCGGCGTCGTGGTCGATGCGCATCACCCCCTGTTCGTCTACCTGCCGTGCGGCGTGGGCGGCGGTCCCGGCGGCGTGGCCTTCGGCTTGAAGCTGGCCTTTGGCGATTTTGTTCACTGCGTCTTCGTCGAGCCGACCCACTCGCCGTGCATGCTGCTGGGCGTACACACGGGCTTGCACGAGGGAATCAGCGTGCAGGAGATCGGCATCGACAACCTGACGGCCGCCGATGGACTGGCCGTGGGACGCCCGTCCGGCTTCGTCGGGCGCGCCATGCAGCGGCTGATCGACGGCTACGCCACCGTCACCGATGACGAACTGTACCGCTTGCTGGCGACGCTGGAACAAACGCAAGGCTTGCGCCTGGAACCGTCCGCCGTGGCCG
This window of the Janthinobacterium agaricidamnosum genome carries:
- a CDS encoding D-serine ammonia-lyase; this encodes MLPTPAIAALREKFPLITELMALQPLSWFNPRIAPAAEGLKDVGLTADDVADASARLARFAPYLAKAFPETQASGGVIESPVVPLPAMQAALDMTSGQLWLKQDSHLPISGSIKARGGIYEVLKHAEMLALDAGLLKEGDDYSLLASDAVRAFFGQYAIAVGSTGNLGLSIGIMSARLGFRATVHMSADARQWKKDKLRSHGVTVVEYATDYSVAVEAGRQQAENDPTCHFVDDENSHDLFLGYAVAGQRLQAQFQAAGVVVDAHHPLFVYLPCGVGGGPGGVAFGLKLAFGDFVHCVFVEPTHSPCMLLGVHTGLHEGISVQEIGIDNLTAADGLAVGRPSGFVGRAMQRLIDGYATVTDDELYRLLATLEQTQGLRLEPSAVAGFAGIPAVLAAPQYQAQLETATHLVWGTGGSMVPEPEMTAYVARGRALLAAGAA